Proteins encoded together in one Planctomycetia bacterium window:
- a CDS encoding PAS domain-containing protein translates to MNQSQRRSLRGYGIAISCCVVAGLAWYGTGLWIGNRVTSSYFLVAVIVASRFGGRGPGVLALLSGLCFVTYQQYTLSTRFTTAFYVLIALYFVLALILVLITELERRARDKATDIEARLLLALEAGRMGYWSWDLTTNRVRSSETQAKIHGRPPELTETRIEDSDRNIHPEDRPIVREAIGRAIKNDAPERTTYRVVWPDDSIHWIEAVGRVFCDASGKPNQVIGVCVDITDRKNAEDNLRTREAQLTGILDNTTAVIYLKDPEGRYLIVNQMHRNLFQKGDESLIGKQDADIFPEEVARRFVDSDAAIWRAQAPLDFEEDAPHPDGLHTYRSIKFPVRDEAGKMIALGGISTDVTDLKKAHEALIAKQNLLRNLIEVQEDEKQFLCREFHDGLIQYAVGSLMLLESRQALLSDGPAAPTIQAVIDNLRRGVEDGRRAIRGIRPAVLDDSGLAAAIEDLIGQFENSGIHVTAKCDTEIGRLPETIQTTVYRVVQEALNNAKKHSDTDVIRIEMKQADGNLTLEVRDFGCGFDVAKSRNKGFGLLGMTERVRLLGGECIIESEQDAGTRISVRIPLPSNSD, encoded by the coding sequence ATGAATCAAAGCCAGAGAAGATCGCTGCGGGGATACGGCATCGCGATCTCCTGTTGCGTCGTCGCCGGACTCGCGTGGTACGGCACCGGACTATGGATCGGAAACCGAGTTACCTCTTCGTACTTTTTGGTGGCCGTGATCGTGGCGTCGCGCTTCGGAGGCCGTGGCCCCGGCGTACTCGCTCTGCTCAGCGGCTTGTGCTTCGTCACCTATCAGCAGTATACGTTGTCGACTCGATTTACGACGGCCTTCTATGTCCTCATCGCCCTCTATTTCGTATTAGCGCTCATCCTTGTTCTGATCACCGAACTGGAACGTCGCGCACGCGACAAGGCGACCGATATCGAAGCCCGGCTTCTCTTGGCTCTGGAAGCGGGACGCATGGGCTATTGGTCTTGGGATCTGACGACGAATCGAGTTCGCTCCTCGGAAACTCAGGCCAAGATTCATGGACGTCCTCCGGAGCTTACCGAGACGCGAATCGAAGACTCGGATCGGAACATCCATCCGGAAGATAGGCCAATCGTGCGAGAAGCGATCGGGCGAGCAATAAAAAACGATGCGCCGGAACGGACGACGTACCGAGTCGTGTGGCCCGACGACAGCATTCATTGGATCGAAGCGGTCGGGCGCGTATTTTGCGATGCGTCGGGAAAGCCGAATCAGGTGATCGGCGTGTGCGTCGACATCACCGACCGAAAAAACGCGGAAGATAATTTACGAACCAGAGAAGCGCAGCTTACCGGAATCCTCGACAACACGACGGCGGTCATTTATCTCAAGGATCCGGAGGGGCGCTATCTGATCGTGAACCAAATGCATCGTAATCTTTTTCAAAAAGGAGACGAAAGCCTCATCGGGAAACAGGACGCCGACATTTTCCCTGAGGAAGTCGCTCGCAGGTTTGTGGATTCCGACGCGGCGATTTGGCGAGCGCAAGCTCCGCTCGACTTCGAGGAAGACGCGCCGCATCCCGATGGGTTGCACACCTATCGATCGATCAAATTCCCGGTGCGCGACGAAGCCGGAAAAATGATCGCGCTCGGAGGCATCTCGACGGACGTTACCGATTTGAAGAAGGCCCACGAAGCGCTTATCGCCAAACAAAACCTGCTGCGGAATCTTATCGAAGTCCAAGAGGATGAGAAGCAGTTTCTTTGCCGTGAATTTCACGATGGATTGATTCAGTACGCCGTCGGTTCGCTGATGTTGCTGGAAAGCCGCCAAGCTCTGCTTTCCGACGGTCCCGCTGCACCGACGATCCAAGCCGTGATCGATAATCTGCGGCGCGGCGTCGAAGACGGGCGGCGCGCTATTCGAGGGATACGACCCGCCGTGCTCGACGACTCGGGTCTCGCGGCTGCGATCGAAGACTTGATCGGCCAGTTCGAGAATTCTGGAATCCACGTGACTGCGAAATGCGATACCGAGATCGGCCGCTTACCCGAGACGATTCAAACGACCGTTTATCGCGTCGTACAAGAAGCCTTGAACAACGCCAAGAAGCATAGCGACACCGACGTTATCAGAATCGAAATGAAACAGGCAGACGGAAACCTGACCCTCGAAGTTCGAGACTTCGGCTGCGGGTTCGACGTGGCGAAGTCGCGCAACAAGGGCTTCGGATTGCTTGGCATGACGGAACGTGTGCGCCTCCTCGGAGGCGAATGTATCATCGAGAGCGAGCAAGACGCAGGCACCCGAATCTCGGTAAGAATACCGCTCCCCTCGAACTCCGATTAA
- the coxB gene encoding cytochrome c oxidase subunit II, with protein sequence MLLADDCTTENLSIFDPVSPHARAIANLSNLVFAVTGLIFIVVCGILLYSLWRFRSRPDDPSTEPAQVYGSQPIEVAWTVAPALIVFFLVLITTRTLWDVNADPPLPHPNDGALFVTVVGRQWWWEYRYETYDGRPLGFVTANELHIPASEPGTERPVYLKLESADVCHSFWVPRLAGKVDLIPGRTNRLTLVAEEQGTYLGQCAEYCGTQHANMLIRVVAQNPADFDSWLANQSLPAREDPAMSEGKQAFLAQSCINCHRVRGTPAQGGYAPDLTHLMSRQTLASGQIKNTPEDLNHWVRDPQQIKPGSLMPAFGLPTRDHDLIVRYLNSLH encoded by the coding sequence ATGCTTCTGGCAGACGATTGCACGACGGAGAATCTCTCGATCTTCGATCCGGTGTCGCCTCATGCGCGGGCGATTGCGAACCTGTCGAACCTGGTGTTCGCCGTCACGGGATTGATCTTCATCGTCGTCTGCGGAATTCTGCTCTATTCGCTTTGGCGATTTCGTAGTCGGCCCGACGACCCGAGCACGGAGCCGGCTCAGGTTTATGGAAGCCAACCGATCGAAGTCGCGTGGACCGTCGCTCCGGCGCTCATCGTGTTCTTTCTGGTGCTCATCACGACGCGCACATTGTGGGACGTGAATGCCGATCCGCCGCTGCCGCACCCCAACGACGGCGCATTATTCGTTACGGTCGTCGGCCGGCAATGGTGGTGGGAATATCGCTACGAAACTTACGATGGTCGGCCGCTCGGCTTCGTCACAGCCAATGAACTGCACATACCGGCAAGCGAACCGGGAACGGAACGACCGGTCTATCTGAAGTTGGAATCAGCCGACGTCTGCCATAGCTTTTGGGTGCCGCGGCTGGCGGGAAAAGTCGACCTGATCCCCGGCCGCACGAACAGACTGACGCTCGTTGCCGAAGAGCAGGGGACCTACCTCGGTCAGTGCGCCGAGTACTGCGGAACGCAACACGCCAACATGTTGATCCGCGTCGTCGCCCAGAACCCGGCCGACTTCGATTCTTGGCTGGCGAATCAAAGTCTGCCGGCGCGCGAAGATCCGGCGATGAGCGAAGGCAAACAGGCGTTTCTCGCACAATCGTGCATCAATTGTCATCGCGTGCGAGGCACGCCGGCACAAGGGGGCTACGCACCGGATCTGACTCATCTAATGAGTCGACAGACGTTGGCTTCGGGCCAGATTAAGAATACGCCGGAAGACTTAAACCATTGGGTACGCGACCCGCAGCAGATCAAGCCCGGCAGCCTGATGCCGGCGTTCGGCTTGCCGACTCGCGACCACGACCTAATCGTTCGCTATTTG